In Aliarcobacter faecis, a genomic segment contains:
- a CDS encoding ABC transporter substrate-binding protein produces the protein MKKLLYFLLFFNFSFLNILGANERIITLSPAINEIVFALGLGGKVVANTDFCDYPDISKSVQKVGGYGSVSLEKVVKLNPNVLINQSYDKKLNSDLEKLGFKTLVYKSDNIEDIKYTIKDLGDIFQKTQEAKRLNDEIDSSLKSLENIIKNQKILIVISPQNTLSNQIFVAGNFVYFEDVIKKSQNKNAYQSSIKSQPVINSEKIITLNPDIIVLLAPFLENDKITQEKYIKMWEKLPVSASKEKNIYIIDKLYSGIPSHRVKNFIDDFRGILEDVRAKKLQ, from the coding sequence ATGAAAAAACTTCTATATTTTCTACTCTTTTTTAATTTTTCTTTTTTAAATATTTTAGGAGCAAATGAGAGGATTATCACTTTAAGCCCAGCAATAAATGAGATAGTTTTTGCTTTGGGTTTAGGGGGAAAAGTTGTAGCAAATACAGATTTTTGCGATTATCCAGATATTTCAAAAAGTGTACAAAAAGTAGGGGGGTATGGAAGTGTTAGTTTGGAAAAAGTCGTAAAACTAAATCCAAATGTATTAATAAATCAAAGTTATGATAAAAAACTAAATTCTGATTTAGAAAAATTGGGCTTTAAAACTTTGGTTTATAAAAGTGATAATATCGAAGATATAAAATATACAATAAAGGATTTAGGAGATATTTTTCAAAAAACACAAGAAGCAAAAAGATTAAATGATGAAATAGATAGTAGTCTAAAATCACTTGAAAATATTATTAAAAATCAAAAGATTTTAATAGTAATTAGCCCTCAAAACACTCTATCAAATCAGATTTTTGTAGCAGGAAATTTTGTATATTTTGAGGATGTTATTAAAAAAAGCCAAAATAAAAATGCTTATCAAAGTAGCATAAAATCTCAACCAGTAATAAATAGTGAAAAAATAATCACTTTAAATCCTGATATTATTGTGCTTTTAGCCCCATTTTTAGAAAATGATAAAATAACTCAAGAAAAATATATAAAAATGTGGGAAAAACTGCCAGTTAGTGCAAGTAAAGAGAAAAATATTTATATAATTGATAAATTATATTCTGGTATTCCAAGTCATAGAGTTAAAAATTTTATAGATGATTTTAGAGGTATTTTAGAAGATGTTAGAGCTAAAAAACTACAATAA
- a CDS encoding ATP-binding cassette domain-containing protein, translating to MLELKNYNNFILKDISFILNQGENLLILGENGAGKSTLAKVLSNLLSSSNLFFENQNVKNIKALDRAKFINYIPSIFSIFDEYMTVFEYLKLSIIEEKNIKELEDIIFLLKLENLKLSSCSVLSSGEQQILLLASAILHSAKITIFDELTANLDLNRVKDVFNILKSDLLKQKIIITHNLDFAYALKDFKVLFLEKGSLKFFGSHKDFFTQENLDRFYGKSIKLLNSHLVLDL from the coding sequence ATGTTAGAGCTAAAAAACTACAATAATTTTATTTTAAAAGATATATCTTTTATTTTAAATCAAGGTGAGAACCTGCTTATTTTAGGGGAAAATGGTGCAGGAAAATCTACTTTAGCAAAAGTTTTATCAAATCTTTTGTCATCTTCAAACCTATTTTTTGAAAATCAAAATGTAAAAAATATAAAAGCTTTAGATAGAGCAAAGTTTATAAACTATATTCCTAGTATTTTTTCGATTTTTGATGAATATATGACAGTTTTTGAGTATTTAAAGTTATCTATTATAGAAGAAAAAAATATAAAAGAACTAGAAGATATTATTTTTTTATTAAAACTTGAAAATCTTAAATTAAGCTCTTGTTCGGTTTTGAGTTCAGGTGAACAGCAGATATTGCTTCTTGCAAGTGCAATTTTACACAGTGCAAAAATTACAATTTTTGATGAATTAACAGCAAATTTGGATTTAAATAGAGTAAAAGATGTTTTTAATATTTTAAAATCTGATTTATTAAAACAAAAAATTATAATTACTCATAACCTTGATTTTGCCTATGCTTTAAAAGATTTTAAAGTGCTATTTTTAGAAAAAGGCTCTTTGAAATTTTTTGGTTCGCATAAAGATTTTTTTACTCAAGAAAATTTAGATAGATTTTATGGAAAAAGTATAAAGCTTTTAAACTCTCATTTGGTACTAGATTTATGA
- a CDS encoding FecCD family ABC transporter permease, producing the protein MKIFLYLFSILLIFFAPFVGEILINFKEIFFLDDSLSMVFWDLRVPRVILAFFVGSILALSGLVFQIVFKNELITPYTLGIASGTTLFSAISIVFLPFIPLFFSSIFGSLVTILILFIISRKLNSKRLINSTNSILLIGIALSYFYSSALMLVFFISNLQENYSIVRFTLGSLDTVGFIPTFIVGITSICLIIFIYKMKNGINLLLISNDTAFLKGLNVNKIILILLIFITICVGICISFTGPIGFVGLVIPHIVKLIYKQSATKLFFPTLFFGGVFLVFCDLISRVLPTASALPIGVVTAFIGAPFFVYLLIKKSKS; encoded by the coding sequence ATGAAAATTTTTTTATATCTATTTTCTATTCTTTTAATATTTTTTGCTCCATTTGTAGGAGAGATTTTAATAAATTTTAAAGAGATTTTCTTTTTAGATGATAGTTTAAGTATGGTATTTTGGGATTTAAGAGTTCCTAGAGTTATTTTAGCTTTTTTTGTTGGCTCAATTTTGGCTTTAAGTGGATTAGTTTTTCAAATAGTTTTTAAAAATGAGTTAATTACTCCTTATACTTTAGGAATTGCAAGTGGAACAACTCTTTTTTCTGCTATTTCAATAGTTTTTTTACCATTTATACCTCTATTTTTTTCTAGTATTTTTGGTTCACTAGTTACAATTCTAATTTTGTTTATAATTTCAAGAAAATTAAACTCTAAAAGACTTATAAACTCTACAAACTCAATACTTCTAATAGGAATTGCTTTATCATATTTTTATAGTTCAGCTTTAATGCTTGTATTTTTTATAAGCAACTTACAAGAGAATTATTCAATTGTAAGATTTACCTTAGGTAGCCTTGATACTGTAGGATTTATTCCAACTTTTATAGTTGGAATTACTTCTATTTGTCTTATAATTTTTATTTATAAAATGAAAAATGGTATAAATTTACTTCTTATTTCAAATGATACTGCTTTTTTAAAAGGTTTGAATGTAAATAAAATAATCCTAATACTTCTAATTTTTATAACAATTTGTGTAGGTATTTGTATTAGTTTCACTGGACCAATTGGTTTTGTAGGACTTGTAATTCCTCATATTGTAAAACTAATCTATAAACAAAGTGCAACAAAACTATTTTTCCCAACACTCTTTTTTGGTGGAGTCTTTTTGGTGTTTTGTGATTTGATTTCTAGGGTTTTGCCAACAGCTTCAGCTCTTCCAATAGGAGTAGTTACTGCTTTTATTGGGGCTCCTTTTTTTGTGTATTTGCTCATAAAAAAGAGTAAAAGTTAG
- a CDS encoding DEAD/DEAH box helicase, protein MKTFHNLKLNENILKAIDDLGYKTPTPIQEKAIPIALKNRDIIGVAKSGTGKSCAFLLPILENLIEKKDENSVLRALILVPTRELAKQLVNAIDDYSKYLDIKRVAIFGGISSKEQEKKLTNGVDIAVATTGRLLEHIKNNTINLSSVEKVVIDELDTMLDMGFLEEVEKILPNIGKNRQISMFSATINSTVKKLAKEFLNNPVVIEVTNQREHVENIEHQIVLVDEEKKAELLSYLIGSKNIAQTLVFVNKKAQADSLVENLNLDDLKASCIHGDIRQSSRALALRKFKEKELRVLVCTDIAARGIDIENLPCVINFALPETVNDFTHRVGRTARAGNDGVAITLLSVKDYKIMAEIEKELILKIPRVELKGFETTEKKPRVKQSKPKSLKEKKINSKKRQIEDKTKSSKSTKTNKKRKITKRG, encoded by the coding sequence ATAAAAACTTTTCATAATTTAAAACTAAACGAAAATATTTTAAAAGCAATTGATGATTTAGGGTATAAAACTCCAACTCCTATTCAAGAAAAAGCTATTCCAATAGCTTTAAAAAATAGAGATATTATAGGCGTTGCAAAAAGCGGAACTGGGAAAAGTTGTGCATTTTTGCTCCCTATTTTAGAAAATTTAATAGAAAAAAAAGATGAAAATAGTGTTTTAAGAGCCTTAATCTTAGTTCCAACAAGAGAATTGGCAAAACAATTAGTAAATGCAATTGATGATTACTCAAAATATTTAGATATAAAAAGAGTTGCTATTTTTGGTGGAATTTCAAGTAAAGAACAAGAAAAAAAATTAACAAATGGAGTTGATATAGCTGTTGCAACAACAGGAAGATTACTTGAGCATATAAAAAATAATACTATAAACCTTTCTAGTGTAGAAAAAGTTGTTATTGATGAGCTTGATACTATGCTTGATATGGGATTTTTAGAAGAAGTTGAAAAAATCCTACCAAATATAGGAAAAAATAGACAAATTTCAATGTTTAGTGCAACAATAAACTCAACGGTTAAAAAACTTGCAAAAGAGTTTTTAAATAACCCTGTTGTAATTGAAGTTACAAACCAAAGAGAGCATGTTGAAAATATTGAACATCAAATAGTTCTTGTAGATGAAGAAAAAAAAGCTGAACTTTTATCATATTTGATTGGATCCAAAAATATAGCTCAAACTTTGGTTTTTGTAAATAAAAAGGCCCAAGCTGATAGTTTGGTAGAAAATCTAAATCTTGATGACTTAAAAGCCTCTTGTATTCATGGAGATATAAGACAAAGTAGTAGGGCTTTAGCTTTAAGAAAATTCAAAGAAAAAGAATTAAGAGTTTTAGTTTGTACAGATATTGCGGCAAGGGGAATTGATATAGAAAATCTTCCTTGTGTTATAAATTTTGCTCTACCTGAAACTGTAAATGACTTCACACATAGAGTTGGAAGAACAGCAAGAGCAGGAAATGATGGAGTTGCCATTACACTTTTAAGTGTAAAAGATTATAAAATAATGGCTGAAATTGAAAAAGAATTAATACTTAAAATTCCAAGAGTTGAGTTAAAAGGTTTTGAGACAACAGAAAAAAAACCAAGAGTAAAACAATCAAAGCCAAAATCTTTAAAAGAGAAAAAAATCAACTCTAAAAAAAGACAAATTGAAGATAAAACAAAATCTTCAAAATCTACTAAAACAAACAAAAAAAGAAAAATCACAAAAAGAGGTTAA
- a CDS encoding PAS domain-containing sensor histidine kinase — protein sequence MQEEFLKSTILFYIFFGIVIIFIYWIIKLRDETKKKQDFQRELELSEEKYRELFDIAPVLLNAFDENGKVVLWNKECEKVFGWTLEELQKYENPISLFYTNEEIQKELLASKMEKNEYKVLYPRRKDGKILVLKWTNITLPNGDIIHIGHDITEQIENEGLLKQNGLTLRFAKNRLEELNNSLEKRIKKEIEKSTKQQALLMQQSKLVQMGEMIQNIAHQWRQPLSQINSTLMLLDAYLNEKNCMDEKIEKGISQIEDVTSYLSHTIDDFQNFFNPNKQRTLFKISDAIQRALNIVQGHINLKNIEIVNNISSELEIYGQREELQQVLLVLINNAIDAFDMNNIVNSKIIFDMISKNNEVIIIVEDNALGIDEKIIERIFDPYFTTKYKSKGTGVGLYLAKMILQNSLNGDLSVENGKEGAKFKIKLGVKE from the coding sequence ATGCAAGAAGAATTTTTAAAATCAACTATATTATTTTATATATTTTTTGGAATAGTTATAATTTTTATTTATTGGATAATTAAATTAAGAGATGAGACAAAGAAAAAACAAGATTTTCAAAGAGAACTTGAATTAAGTGAAGAGAAATATAGAGAACTTTTTGATATTGCTCCTGTTTTATTAAATGCTTTTGATGAAAATGGAAAAGTTGTATTATGGAATAAAGAGTGTGAAAAGGTTTTTGGTTGGACTTTAGAAGAACTCCAAAAATATGAAAATCCAATTTCTTTATTTTATACAAATGAAGAAATACAAAAAGAGTTACTTGCTTCAAAAATGGAAAAAAATGAGTATAAAGTATTGTATCCAAGAAGAAAAGATGGAAAAATTTTAGTTCTTAAATGGACAAATATTACTCTTCCAAATGGAGATATTATTCATATAGGGCATGATATTACAGAGCAAATAGAAAATGAAGGTTTATTAAAACAAAATGGTTTAACTTTAAGATTTGCAAAAAATAGATTAGAAGAATTAAATAATAGTTTAGAAAAAAGGATTAAAAAAGAGATAGAAAAAAGTACAAAACAACAAGCTCTATTAATGCAACAAAGTAAATTAGTACAAATGGGAGAGATGATACAAAATATTGCTCATCAATGGAGACAACCACTCTCACAAATAAATTCAACTTTGATGCTTTTAGATGCTTATTTAAATGAAAAAAATTGTATGGATGAAAAGATAGAAAAAGGAATATCTCAAATAGAAGATGTTACAAGCTATTTATCTCATACTATAGATGATTTTCAAAACTTTTTTAATCCAAATAAACAAAGAACTCTTTTTAAAATATCAGATGCTATACAAAGAGCATTAAATATTGTACAAGGACATATAAATTTAAAAAATATTGAGATTGTAAATAATATATCAAGTGAATTAGAAATTTATGGACAAAGAGAAGAGTTACAACAAGTTTTATTAGTATTAATAAATAACGCAATAGATGCTTTTGATATGAATAATATAGTAAACTCTAAAATTATTTTTGATATGATTTCTAAAAATAATGAAGTAATAATTATAGTTGAAGATAATGCATTAGGAATAGATGAAAAAATTATTGAAAGAATTTTTGATCCATATTTTACTACAAAATATAAGTCGAAAGGAACAGGAGTCGGGCTTTATTTAGCAAAAATGATTTTACAAAATAGTTTAAATGGAGATTTGAGTGTTGAAAATGGAAAAGAGGGTGCAAAATTTAAAATAAAATTAGGGGTTAAAGAATGA
- a CDS encoding response regulator transcription factor, which produces MNKYTYNVLVVEDENQARENFVSYLSMFYENVFESNDGEEALEIYRTKKVDIILLDINIPKISGLEVARQIREKDLMTKIIVLTAHSEKSFLLEAMGLKLTKYLLKPVNRKDLKEAFELAISELKKFEVILNEEIILREFYSYSFSTKILKFKNQEINLTQKEQLLFEYLVKNRNKICLYDELLVYTDISTLDGLKNLIKRLRNKFEDVLILNISGIGYKINLN; this is translated from the coding sequence ATGAATAAATATACATATAATGTTTTAGTAGTGGAAGATGAAAATCAAGCCAGAGAGAATTTTGTCTCATATTTATCAATGTTTTATGAAAATGTTTTTGAATCAAATGATGGAGAAGAAGCTTTGGAAATATATCGAACAAAAAAAGTTGATATTATTTTGCTTGATATAAATATACCAAAGATTAGTGGTTTAGAAGTAGCTAGGCAAATTAGAGAGAAAGATTTAATGACAAAAATAATAGTTTTAACAGCTCATAGTGAAAAATCTTTTTTACTTGAAGCCATGGGACTTAAACTTACAAAATATTTACTTAAACCTGTAAATAGAAAAGATTTAAAGGAGGCTTTTGAATTAGCCATTAGTGAGTTGAAGAAATTTGAAGTTATTTTAAATGAAGAGATAATATTAAGAGAGTTTTATAGTTACTCTTTTTCTACAAAAATTCTAAAATTTAAAAATCAAGAGATAAATTTAACACAAAAAGAACAATTACTATTTGAATATTTAGTTAAAAATAGAAATAAAATTTGTCTATATGATGAACTTTTAGTTTATACAGATATATCTACTTTAGATGGATTAAAAAATCTTATAAAAAGGCTTAGAAATAAGTTTGAAGATGTTTTAATTTTAAATATCTCTGGTATTGGCTATAAAATAAATTTAAATTGA
- a CDS encoding phosphoribosyltransferase: MNKLYYSYEMFKNDTLKLTSLSKGFKEDAILGIARGGLTLSHFMSQVLNQRNLFTINTISYDRKIQKDSVEIFNIPNLDGLKKVLIVDDIIDSGKTLQEVLKLLKEKYPKVEFKIATLFYKDKSLVKPDFSINKTDIWIEFFWEVDLDIKDKF, translated from the coding sequence TTGAATAAACTATATTATAGTTATGAAATGTTTAAAAATGATACTTTAAAATTAACCTCTTTATCTAAAGGTTTTAAAGAAGATGCAATTTTAGGTATAGCTAGAGGTGGATTAACTTTATCCCATTTTATGTCACAAGTACTTAATCAAAGAAATCTTTTTACAATAAACACAATCTCTTATGATAGAAAAATACAAAAAGATAGTGTTGAAATTTTTAATATTCCAAATTTGGATGGATTGAAAAAGGTTTTAATAGTTGATGATATTATTGATAGTGGAAAAACATTACAAGAAGTTTTAAAGCTTTTAAAAGAGAAATATCCAAAAGTTGAGTTTAAAATAGCAACTCTTTTTTATAAAGATAAGTCTTTAGTAAAACCAGATTTTAGTATAAATAAAACAGATATTTGGATAGAATTTTTTTGGGAAGTGGATTTAGATATAAAGGATAAATTTTGA
- a CDS encoding DUF423 domain-containing protein, producing MIIDNKAKNFLSLATLFMATAIMLGAFGAHGLKKILEPEMLKIFHTGVEYQFYNTFGLFFATLIYILKKESKKIKVSLYLIVIGTLIFSVSLYLLTILNMPVLGAITPIGGTLQIIAYLLLCFGILKD from the coding sequence TTGATAATAGATAATAAAGCTAAGAATTTCTTATCACTTGCTACTTTATTTATGGCAACTGCTATAATGTTAGGGGCTTTTGGGGCTCATGGGCTTAAAAAAATACTTGAACCTGAGATGTTAAAGATATTTCATACAGGTGTAGAGTATCAATTTTATAATACTTTTGGGCTATTTTTTGCAACATTGATTTATATATTGAAAAAAGAGTCAAAAAAAATAAAAGTAAGTCTATATTTAATTGTAATTGGAACTTTAATATTTAGTGTCTCACTATATTTACTTACAATATTAAATATGCCAGTTTTAGGAGCAATTACTCCAATTGGTGGAACTTTACAAATTATTGCTTATTTGTTATTATGTTTTGGAATTTTAAAAGATTAA
- a CDS encoding YajQ family cyclic di-GMP-binding protein codes for MAVKEHSLDISAKLDMQEMKNAVIQAQKEIENRYDFKGITKDIDLNIGAKSITLVSASDNKIDAMLDIMISKMNKRGISINSLEEVKKEDSSGGNRKYTYKIIDSIEKNEAKRIQTEIKNLKLKVSAVNQGDTIRITGKNIDDLQIIMKHLRTLDLKAPLVFDNFK; via the coding sequence ATGGCAGTAAAAGAACATTCATTGGATATTTCAGCAAAACTTGATATGCAAGAGATGAAAAATGCAGTAATTCAAGCACAAAAAGAGATTGAAAATAGATATGATTTTAAAGGTATTACAAAAGATATTGATCTGAATATTGGGGCTAAAAGTATAACCCTAGTTAGTGCAAGTGATAATAAAATTGATGCAATGCTTGATATTATGATTTCAAAAATGAATAAAAGAGGAATAAGTATAAATTCACTAGAAGAGGTAAAAAAAGAGGATAGTAGTGGAGGAAATAGAAAATATACTTATAAAATAATTGATAGTATTGAAAAAAATGAAGCAAAAAGAATTCAAACAGAGATAAAAAACTTAAAACTAAAAGTAAGTGCAGTAAATCAAGGTGATACTATAAGAATAACTGGAAAAAATATTGATGATTTACAAATAATAATGAAACATTTACGAACTTTGGATTTAAAAGCACCATTAGTATTTGATAATTTTAAATAA
- a CDS encoding response regulator transcription factor — protein MKLLLLEDDIALSDILNDFLSDNGFNVTLCENGQDALENLIENRFDLAILDINTPSLSGLEVLIELRNRYKNNIPIIIITAYQDINNLKKAFENRADDYIRKPFDLEELNIRISKLKREFLLQEDSVILDNTLIFKPELSQIIKDGKIIHIAQKERDILRYFINHKGRVISNEELFSNIWTYDEVPSDATIRVYIKSLREIIGKNRIVTIRGVGYKFE, from the coding sequence ATGAAACTTCTACTTCTTGAAGATGATATTGCTTTAAGTGATATTTTAAATGATTTTTTAAGTGATAATGGCTTTAATGTAACTTTATGTGAAAATGGTCAAGATGCTTTAGAAAATCTTATAGAAAATAGATTTGATTTAGCAATTTTAGATATTAATACTCCAAGTTTATCAGGACTTGAAGTATTAATAGAACTCCGAAATAGATATAAAAATAATATTCCAATTATCATAATAACTGCATATCAAGATATAAATAACTTAAAAAAAGCATTTGAAAATAGGGCTGATGATTATATTAGAAAACCTTTTGACCTTGAAGAGTTAAATATTAGAATTTCTAAATTAAAAAGAGAATTTTTACTTCAAGAAGATAGTGTTATTTTAGATAATACTCTTATTTTTAAACCAGAGCTTTCTCAAATAATCAAAGATGGTAAGATAATACATATTGCACAAAAAGAGAGAGATATTTTAAGATATTTTATAAACCATAAAGGGCGAGTTATTTCAAATGAAGAGTTGTTTTCAAATATTTGGACTTATGATGAAGTTCCTAGTGATGCTACAATTAGAGTATATATAAAGAGTTTAAGAGAAATAATTGGAAAGAATAGAATAGTTACAATAAGAGGGGTCGGTTATAAATTTGAATAA
- a CDS encoding sensor histidine kinase yields MNKEEKKALFGFLAIYIISTIFLLSIILYIYYTNEIKSLKNSCSMELYNSSMQIKSGIVDKYMKNEKFNPSKLENIDVKYALFDKDKNIVFSYLDEEFNIDFSKKSFSNLKYNYFITTINEDEIGIKYIVMESCQEYNNIKNLKYIIFIVLFLSIIFIAFVGYLLSLILLKPIKKRVLDMDKFIKDSAHELNTPITVLLSSVSMLKSGKNSDKMMKYILSSSKQISQIYNDIQFATFNEFKNNHIVEFDLKDLLIESIDFFADIAILKNIEITQSLSSCIVKMDRTKAQRVVNNIISNAIKYSKKESKINIFLQNSILIVEDFGIGIKEEDVKEIFERYKRGENSEGGFGIGLDIVKSISQEYGLTLNLESKKDVGSKFFVDFSNVCK; encoded by the coding sequence TTGAATAAAGAAGAGAAAAAAGCTCTTTTTGGGTTTTTAGCTATTTATATAATTTCTACTATTTTTTTATTAAGTATAATTTTATATATTTATTATACAAATGAGATTAAATCTTTGAAAAATAGTTGTAGTATGGAACTTTATAACTCTTCCATGCAGATAAAGAGTGGAATTGTTGATAAATATATGAAAAATGAAAAATTTAATCCTTCAAAATTAGAAAATATAGATGTAAAATATGCATTATTTGATAAGGATAAGAATATTGTTTTTTCATATTTAGATGAAGAATTTAATATAGATTTTTCTAAAAAAAGTTTTTCAAACTTAAAATATAACTATTTTATAACAACTATAAATGAAGATGAAATAGGAATAAAATATATAGTTATGGAGAGTTGTCAAGAGTATAATAACATTAAAAATTTAAAATATATTATTTTTATAGTTCTATTTTTATCAATTATATTTATAGCCTTTGTTGGTTATTTATTATCTTTAATACTTTTAAAACCTATAAAAAAAAGAGTTTTGGATATGGACAAATTTATAAAAGATTCAGCACATGAGTTAAATACTCCAATAACAGTTCTTTTAAGTTCTGTTTCTATGTTAAAGAGTGGAAAAAATAGTGATAAAATGATGAAATATATTTTAAGTAGTTCAAAACAAATTTCACAAATATATAATGATATTCAATTTGCAACTTTTAATGAGTTTAAAAATAACCATATTGTAGAGTTTGATTTAAAAGATTTATTGATTGAAAGTATAGATTTTTTTGCTGATATTGCAATTTTAAAGAATATAGAGATAACTCAAAGTCTTAGTAGTTGTATTGTAAAAATGGATAGAACAAAAGCTCAAAGAGTTGTAAATAATATTATTTCAAATGCCATAAAATATAGTAAAAAAGAGTCTAAAATAAATATTTTTTTGCAAAATTCTATTTTAATAGTTGAGGATTTTGGTATAGGTATAAAAGAAGAAGATGTAAAAGAGATTTTTGAACGATATAAGAGGGGTGAAAATAGTGAAGGTGGTTTTGGAATAGGGCTTGATATTGTTAAAAGTATTTCTCAAGAGTATGGTTTGACTTTAAATTTAGAGTCAAAAAAAGATGTTGGAAGTAAGTTTTTTGTGGATTTTTCAAATGTTTGTAAATAG
- a CDS encoding NUDIX domain-containing protein: MINIIENLEICELKETNYIKPIKVKFTQNGVRKTWEAVRSHDSVSILLYHTQKKAFLLVKQFRIPVYLNDENIKFTFELCAGLVDKDKTIEEIAIEEIDEECGYKVDLQDLKKITSFFTNVGISGAKQYLFFATIDESQKIHSGGGVNDEQIELFFLDTNSVDEFIFDETKAKTPGLIFSLYWFLKNRDNLGL; this comes from the coding sequence ATGATAAATATAATAGAAAATTTAGAAATTTGTGAATTAAAAGAGACAAATTATATAAAACCAATAAAGGTTAAATTTACTCAAAATGGTGTTAGAAAAACTTGGGAAGCTGTAAGAAGTCATGATAGTGTATCAATTTTGCTTTATCATACACAAAAAAAAGCTTTTTTACTTGTAAAACAGTTTAGAATACCTGTTTATTTAAATGATGAAAATATTAAATTTACCTTTGAACTTTGTGCAGGGCTTGTTGATAAAGATAAAACTATTGAAGAGATAGCTATTGAAGAGATTGATGAAGAGTGTGGATATAAGGTTGATTTACAAGATCTAAAAAAAATCACATCATTTTTTACAAATGTTGGAATTAGTGGAGCAAAACAGTATTTGTTTTTTGCTACTATTGATGAAAGCCAAAAAATTCATAGTGGTGGTGGAGTAAATGATGAGCAAATTGAGTTGTTTTTTCTTGATACAAATAGTGTTGATGAGTTTATTTTTGATGAGACAAAGGCAAAGACGCCAGGATTAATTTTCTCTCTTTATTGGTTTTTAAAAAATAGAGATAATTTAGGTTTGTAA
- a CDS encoding cytochrome c family protein produces MKKYFIILIISLSLFAEENINPEELDINNSFITKYEYGKMLFNNPRGIGCNNCHGDDARGKKIVEFKHIINEHTTNNKKEFNCSLVAPDIKYVEYDIFSKKINSKKNENLKFEKEQVCDKLIYQANVMPTYFLVEDEIEAIYYYIQNMKTKK; encoded by the coding sequence ATGAAAAAATATTTTATAATTTTAATAATATCTCTAAGTTTATTTGCTGAAGAAAATATAAATCCAGAAGAACTAGATATAAATAACTCATTTATTACTAAATATGAGTATGGAAAAATGTTATTTAATAATCCAAGAGGAATTGGTTGTAATAATTGTCATGGTGATGATGCTAGAGGGAAAAAAATAGTTGAATTTAAACATATAATAAATGAACATACAACAAATAATAAAAAAGAGTTTAATTGTAGTTTGGTTGCCCCTGATATAAAATATGTTGAATATGATATCTTTTCAAAAAAAATAAACTCTAAAAAGAATGAAAATTTAAAATTTGAAAAAGAGCAGGTTTGTGATAAGCTTATTTATCAAGCAAATGTTATGCCTACATATTTTTTGGTTGAAGATGAGATAGAGGCTATTTATTACTATATTCAAAATATGAAAACTAAAAAATAG